The genomic interval ATCCGATTCGACCTCGTCAGTGCGCGAGTAGTGAAGGTCGACCGCCTGGTTGATGGCGAGTCCCGTGATCAGCGGAGCAGAATTTTGACTGACCACCGTCAAGCCGATCAGCGCGGCCTGGGTGAGGAGGCTGGGGAGTTGTCGGTCGTGCACGCGATGGGCGTAGTGGCGTTTGTTTACGTGTACGACTTCGTGTGCCATCACCGACGCGAGTTCGTCAACCGACATCGCTGCGAGCAAAGTGCCCGAGTGAAAGTAGATATAGCCTCCGGGCACGGCGAAGGCGTTGAGGCTCTTCGCCTGGACGATCTTGAAGCGGTAGATAAAGGGCTGTGGTTCGACCCGGGCGACGATCTGTTGGCCGAGATCGTGGAGAAAGCCGGTGACGACCGCATCGGTGATCAAGCGATATTTCTGCTCGATCTGCCTGTCGAAATCCATGCCGACTTGACGCTCGTCGTCGAGGCTCATCAACACAAAGGTCTTGAGTGGCGACCAACGCGTGCCGTCGTTCTGGATGCAGGCAACCGCCCCCAGCGTCGCCGCGAGGTAGAGCGGGACGAGGAATCGTCTCACGTGTCTCACGCGCTCAGGCGTCGCGCTCTTCGAGATGCTTCGCGTAGTCGTTGTGGTCGAGCAATTCATCGCGCTCATCGTCTTGGCTGGGGTCGATCTGGATCAGCCAACCATCGCCGTAGCAATCCTCGTTGATCCGCTCGGGATTGTCGGCGAGTTCGCTGTTGATTGCGATGACCTCACCGGTTACCGGCGCGTACAAATCCGATACTGCCTTGACCGATTCGATGACGCCGTAGGTTTCGTCCATTTGGATGGTGGTTCCCACAGCCGGAAGTTCCACAAACACGATATCGCCGAGTTGTTGCTGCGCGTAGTCGGTAATGCCCACAAAGGTGATGTTGCCATCCACCCGGAGCCACTCGTCGTGCTTGGTATAGAGCGAATCGTCTGGAATCGAGTACTCGGACAACGGTCTCTCCTTGCGTCGGGTTCGGTCGATCTTCTCAGTTCAGGGTCGTGCGGTTTCGTTCGAAGCTTTTTGATCGACTTTCGTCACGAACGGGGTCCGGACCACTCGTGCCGCTACAGGTTTTCCGCGAATCTCAATTTCGATCTCGCTTTCAGGGTCCCCTGCGATGGGAGAAACGTAGCCGAGCCCGATCGATTTTCCGAGACTGGGCGAAGGCGCGCCGGAAGTAACTTCTCCGATTACGTCACCCTGTTTCAAGATCGCGTATCCACTGCGCGCAATTCCCCGGCCGACCATCTCGAAACCGACCAATCTTCGCGTCGGTGCCTCAGCGGCGCGCGCTTCGATCGCCTCGGCGCCGATGAACCCTCCGCGTTTGCGTTTTACGAAGCTTCCCAGCCCCGCCTCGAGGGGGGAGGTCGTATCGTCGAGTTCGTGGCCGTAGAGGGGGAGGGCGGCTTCGAGGCGCAGGGTGTCCCGTGCGCCGAGCCCCGCTGGCAGCAGCCCGTGTGGCTTTCCAGCCTCGAGCAAGGCGTCGAAGAACCCAGGGGTGTCATCTCCAGCGAGGTAGATCTCGAACCCGGGTGCGCCGGTGTAGCCGGTGCTCGAGATCAAGACCTGCCGGTCGCACCACTCGTATTCGCCAAATTGAAAACGCTCGAGTCGCTCGGGCCCGGAGCCCATGACGGATTCGAGTACAGCGGCGGCGTTGGGACCCTGGAGCGCCATCAACCCGGTCTGTTCGCTCTGGTTGTCGACCCGGGTCGCCGTTGGAACATGTTCTCGGATCCAGGCGTGATCTTTTTCAATGTTCGACGCATTGACGCAGAGCATGAAGACATCCTCTGCGCGGCGATACAGCGTGACGTCGTCGACGACTCCACCCTCTTGATTGCACAGCATTCCGTAGCGGACCCGCCCGATCTCGAGAGACTCTACGCGGCAGCTGATCAGGTTCTCGGTCGCCTCGAGAGCACCCGGCCCCGAAATTTCGATCTGTCCCATGTGGGAGACGTCGAAGAGCCCGACCGTTTCGCGCACCGCCGCATGCTCTTTCAGGATCGACGCGTATTGGACGGGCATATCGAAGCCGCCGAACTCGACGAGTCGAGCTCCGAGACGTCGATGGGTCGCGTAAAGTGGCGTCTGTCGGAGACCGGACACCGGACTAGTCTCCGCTTCGCGCTCGGTAGGCCACGAGGGTATTGCGGAGCAGCATGGTGATGGTCATCGGCCCAATGCCCCGGCGCGACGGCGTAATGAAACCCGCAGTGCCGATGGCGGCGTCGAAATCCACGTCGCCGATCAATTTGCCATCAATCTCTGAGACGCCGACGTCCATCACTGCGGCGCCGGGCTTGATCCAGTCGGCTTTCACCATGCGGGCTCGCCCGGTCGCGGCCACCAGGATGTCCGCTTCGCGACATACCTTCGCGAGATCTCGCGTGCGGGAATGGCACAGGGTCACGGTTGCGTTTCGTTGCTGCAGCATGATCGAAACCGGCTTGCCCACGATATTGCTGCGCCCAATGACGACCGCTCGCGCGCCCTCGATTTCGACTCCACAGTGGTCGAGAATGGCCATGACTCCGAGTGGGGTACACGACATGAGTTTGGCGCGGCCACTGAGGAGCAAGCCCGCAGTGGTGGGGTGCAGCGCGTCTACGTCCTTGGCGGGGTCAATGGCTTCGGCGACGACGTTGGGATCGATCGCCTTCGGCAGCGGAAGTTGTACGAGGATTCCGTCGACACCCTCGTCCGCGTTCAGATCTTTGATCAGCGTGAGCAACTCGTCTTGCGAAGCAGCTTCGGGGAGGATCACCTCCCGAGAATCCATACCGATGCGTGCGCAGGCGCGCTGTTTTCCCTTGATGTAGGAGCGGCTCGCCGGGTCGTCGCCGACCAGCACCACGACGAGGCACGGAGCACGACCCCCTGCGGCGATGAGTTCGGCGACTTCCTTCGCCATGGATTCGCGCAACTCATTTGCTAGTTCGAGTCCGTTTACGACGACGGTTTCGATCTCGCCGTTGCTGGATTTTGTTTCGTCACTCGTCATGGAGAACTTCCTTAGGCCTGGGGTTCGACAGCGTGCCAAGCTCCGATTCTCGATCGCGGCCTGGGCAAAAATTTGGCGCCCAGTATATCAGGGCTTGATCGGGAGATGACAGGGGTTGATGAAGAGATACGAGGGGAGGGTGCGAAGGCTCACGCAGCGGACTTTGACGGCTTCTTGCTGTCCGTCTTCTTCCCCTTGTCGCCCTTCTTGTCCTTGCTCTTCGATTTGTCTGAGGCGCTGTCCGATGACGTAGCATTCGCGTCTTCGGAGGCCCCCGATTTGCTGTCCTTCTTGGGACTGGAGTAGAGGTCGTTGTACCAGCCGCCGCCCTTCAGCACGAACGACGTCTGAGAAATCAGCTTCTTGACCCGCCGCGCCTTGCACTTCGGACAGGTCTTGATCGGATCGGCCGTGATGCGCTGCTCACGTTCGAATTCATGATCACACTTTTTACACTGATACTCGTATATTGGCACTTTGAACTCGACCTCCCGACAATCGCCTGCAGCTCGAACCGTCCCTGCGACGGCGCCGCGACAGCGGTCGCTTGCTCAGTCTTGCTTGGGGGCGGTAGGGGGTGCAGAATCGGCCGGTTTTCGGCGGTGCGATCGTCTGCCCGGCCGACCCGGCAGACGGTGTTTTATCCCACCCCGGGCGCCTTCGCCAGCGTGCGCAGCCTGGCTTCGAGTTCGCCCGGAGTGCCCAATACGGTTACACGCTTACGTCGATTCTTCGCCCCTGGGTCAATTTCGACATCGCGGCGCCGGCATCCGAGCGCGTTTGCGAGCGCCTCGCAGCAGGCCGCGTTCGCCTGGCCCTGTACGGGAGCTGCAGCGACGGCGACCCGCAGGGCGTCCGCATGTTGACCGCCGACCTTGGGTTGCTTCGAGCGCGGGGTTACGTGAATCCAGAATGCGACTCCGTCCCGGGTGCGGTCCAGTTTCAGGCTCGGTTGTTCGGCGCTCAAGGTCCTCCCGGTGGCAGGGGCTGGGTTAGGGTGGGTCCAGCTGACTTGCTTTCAATTTTGGACAGGCTCTTGGTCGGAGCCGGGGCACCGCTTGTGGCGTCCGCGATGCGGTGCTTCCGTATGAGACCGGTCAGTACTGGAACGGGCTCGTCGTCCTCTTGCTCGAGTCGATCGATCATGCCCAGATGACTGTCGATGGTGGAGCGAAGTGACGAGGCAAAGCGCTTGCGCAGGCCCCGCAATTCGCGGATCTCTTCGGAGAGAGTGGCGGCGCGGCGATGCGAGGCGTCGAGGATCTTTTCGGCTCGCAACTCGGCCGTGTTCAGCAGGACTTCGGATTCGGCCACCGCCGTTTCGCGCAGCTTCTCGGCCATCGACTGGGCGCTGACCAAGGTCGCGCGCAAGATCTTTTCGCCGCCGGCCAGTTCGTCATTGCGCTTTTCAAGTTGCCGCACGCTGTCCTTGAGCTGTTGGTTCTCCCGCACCATCTCTTGGTAGTCGTCTGCCACCATCTTGAGGAAGCTCGCGACCTCCTCCGGATCGAGTCCCGAGAATCGGCGAGAAAAGTGATGGTTCTGGACTTCCAATGGGGTAATCCGCATGAGCTCACAGCCTCCTGACGGGAGCGTCCTGGCTTGTGGCCGCGGTGTCGGGCGGGTTTCTCTCCCGGATGCGGTCCAAATGACACTCCACTCTCCGGCAGGCAATCGGCAACTTGGGTGCGCTGCTTTACGATTGTCGCGCCCCGAGGGTCAGGATCCGAGTTCTTTTGAGCGTGCGGTCGCGGCGGCGACCGCAGCGTCGATGGCGGCGCGAATCCCGGCCGCCTCGAGCTTCTCGAGTCCGGCGAGGGTGGTTCCCCCGGGTGAGGAGACGCGATCCTTCAGTGCTCCAGGAGTCTCACCGGACTCGATGGCGAGCTTTGCGGCACCGAGGACGGTCTGAAACGCCAGCTGGCTTGCGGCTTCACGGGGCAGGCCCTGCCTCACTCCGGCGTCGACGAGGGCTTCGAGAATCAGAAACACGTAAGCGGGTCCGCTCCCCGAAAGACCCGTCACGGCGTCGAGTTGCTCCTCGACCCGGGTCGTCCAGGTCGTCCCCACCGCGGAGAAGAGGGCTTCGGCGATCGCGAGATCGTCATCACTCGCGTGGGCGTTGGGACATAGCGCGGAAGCAGCTTCGCCGACCAGTGCCGGGGTATTGGGCATGCAGCGAATCACTCGGGTGGAGTCGGGCAGGTGTTCATCGTAGGTCCGGAGTCCGATGCCCGCGGCGATCGAGATCCAGAGTTTTTGATCGAGTTCCGCGACGCCGTCGAGCGCCGAAAGAACGACGGTCACGACATTGGGTTTGACACAGATGACGATCACGTCGCTTCCAGCCACCAGTTCGTCATTGTTCGCGGTGGTGTCGATCCCCAAGCGTTCTTCGAACTGCTTGCGTTGTTCGGGGGACAGATCGGCGCCGCGTAGATCAGCAGCGGGGACACCCGCTGCGACCAGGCCGCCGGCCAGTGCCTGGGCCATGGCACCGCAGCCGATGAATCCGATCCGATGCCCCGAGAGAGTGTCGACACCTTCGCTCATGTGGATTCCTCTGATCTTTTTGATACGAATCTTTTCGATTTCGGGCGCTTGTTCAAACTCAGTTCTTCTCGGGTCGGGGACCAAACAGGTCACTGCCGATGCGCACCAGGGTAGCTCCTTCTTCGATCGCGATCTCGAAGTCCCGGGACATCCCCATTGAAAGCTCACGTAGGGACTCGCCGCCGGATTGGCTGTGGAGTGAGTCGCGCAGGGTTCGCAGCCTTGCAAAGACGGGCCGATTTTCGGCGGGATTGG from Myxococcales bacterium carries:
- a CDS encoding DUF167 domain-containing protein produces the protein MSAEQPSLKLDRTRDGVAFWIHVTPRSKQPKVGGQHADALRVAVAAAPVQGQANAACCEALANALGCRRRDVEIDPGAKNRRKRVTVLGTPGELEARLRTLAKAPGVG
- a CDS encoding DivIVA domain-containing protein, with the translated sequence MRITPLEVQNHHFSRRFSGLDPEEVASFLKMVADDYQEMVRENQQLKDSVRQLEKRNDELAGGEKILRATLVSAQSMAEKLRETAVAESEVLLNTAELRAEKILDASHRRAATLSEEIRELRGLRKRFASSLRSTIDSHLGMIDRLEQEDDEPVPVLTGLIRKHRIADATSGAPAPTKSLSKIESKSAGPTLTQPLPPGGP
- a CDS encoding pyrroline-5-carboxylate reductase; protein product: MSEGVDTLSGHRIGFIGCGAMAQALAGGLVAAGVPAADLRGADLSPEQRKQFEERLGIDTTANNDELVAGSDVIVICVKPNVVTVVLSALDGVAELDQKLWISIAAGIGLRTYDEHLPDSTRVIRCMPNTPALVGEAASALCPNAHASDDDLAIAEALFSAVGTTWTTRVEEQLDAVTGLSGSGPAYVFLILEALVDAGVRQGLPREAASQLAFQTVLGAAKLAIESGETPGALKDRVSSPGGTTLAGLEKLEAAGIRAAIDAAVAAATARSKELGS
- the folD gene encoding bifunctional methylenetetrahydrofolate dehydrogenase/methenyltetrahydrofolate cyclohydrolase FolD, with product METVVVNGLELANELRESMAKEVAELIAAGGRAPCLVVVLVGDDPASRSYIKGKQRACARIGMDSREVILPEAASQDELLTLIKDLNADEGVDGILVQLPLPKAIDPNVVAEAIDPAKDVDALHPTTAGLLLSGRAKLMSCTPLGVMAILDHCGVEIEGARAVVIGRSNIVGKPVSIMLQQRNATVTLCHSRTRDLAKVCREADILVAATGRARMVKADWIKPGAAVMDVGVSEIDGKLIGDVDFDAAIGTAGFITPSRRGIGPMTITMLLRNTLVAYRARSGD
- a CDS encoding zinc ribbon domain-containing protein; this translates as MPIYEYQCKKCDHEFEREQRITADPIKTCPKCKARRVKKLISQTSFVLKGGGWYNDLYSSPKKDSKSGASEDANATSSDSASDKSKSKDKKGDKGKKTDSKKPSKSAA
- the gcvH gene encoding glycine cleavage system protein GcvH, which gives rise to MSEYSIPDDSLYTKHDEWLRVDGNITFVGITDYAQQQLGDIVFVELPAVGTTIQMDETYGVIESVKAVSDLYAPVTGEVIAINSELADNPERINEDCYGDGWLIQIDPSQDDERDELLDHNDYAKHLEERDA
- the gcvT gene encoding glycine cleavage system aminomethyltransferase GcvT; this translates as MSGLRQTPLYATHRRLGARLVEFGGFDMPVQYASILKEHAAVRETVGLFDVSHMGQIEISGPGALEATENLISCRVESLEIGRVRYGMLCNQEGGVVDDVTLYRRAEDVFMLCVNASNIEKDHAWIREHVPTATRVDNQSEQTGLMALQGPNAAAVLESVMGSGPERLERFQFGEYEWCDRQVLISSTGYTGAPGFEIYLAGDDTPGFFDALLEAGKPHGLLPAGLGARDTLRLEAALPLYGHELDDTTSPLEAGLGSFVKRKRGGFIGAEAIEARAAEAPTRRLVGFEMVGRGIARSGYAILKQGDVIGEVTSGAPSPSLGKSIGLGYVSPIAGDPESEIEIEIRGKPVAARVVRTPFVTKVDQKASNETARP